One Delphinus delphis chromosome 3, mDelDel1.2, whole genome shotgun sequence genomic region harbors:
- the PRAM1 gene encoding PML-RARA-regulated adapter molecule 1 — protein sequence MGSHQDFRSLQAKFQASQPETGKLPQVSPKPEFNKLLKKFPQPELGEHPKKHPQPEFTDLPKKPCKLEFSELSKKVPQLKATPFPRKPLQPELSHAPRPPTGPKFGAFPRKSQQPESNEATLKPPQPKFSTVPEKPPQLGVSGLPEKSLPQPESTEVPPMPPSKPESSEPQPHSSQPNFSTVPGKMPQPPLSDLPEKPPRPECGDLPRTSSGPECSLLPNEFLQPEWRGPPCKSSQPKPRSLPRKQAEFFGDLPRKPPLPGSRSESSLPTAVAGSSPRFPLSPGFGARQQRSGALTCGGGSRLGLKPGHPPRRRPLPPVSSLGAPPAKPPLPPGPRDVQRFRRTLAAGTALPRSFSAGFLARQPEDTPQDPDEAYKLYEDVEPTDDSRPSPKGRDEVLSTQQPPRRPPQDQEPRKEKGPQPQQLPPTDLKSLKQIRKAEKAEREFRKKFKFEGEIVIQTRMMIDPNAKTRRGGGKHLALRRGEILEVIEFTSKEEMLCRDTKGKYGYVPRTALLPLETEVYDDVGSWDPLDNQPFPGGR from the exons GTTCAACAAACTCCTCAAAAAGTTTCCACAGCCTGAGCTAGGCGAGCATCCCAAGAAGCACCCCCAGCCCGAGTTCACTGATCTGCCCAAGAAGCCCTGCAAACTTGAGTTCAGTGAACTCTCCAAGAAGGTCCCACAGCTCAAGGCCACTCCATTCCCCAGGAAGCCCCTGCAGCCTGAGCTCAGCCACGCCCCAAGGCCCCCCACAGGGCCCAAGTTCGGTGCATTCCCCAGGAAGTCCCAGCAGCCTGAGTCCAATGAGGCCACCCTGAAGCCCCCCCAGCCCAAGTTCAGTACCGTTCCCGAGAAGCCCCCGCAGCTTGGGGTCAGTGGTCTCCCTGAGAAGTCCCTGCCGCAGCCCGAGTCCACTGAGGTCCCCCCAATGCCCCCTTCAAAGCCCGAGTCCAGTGAGCCCCAGCCTCACTCCTCACAGCCCAACTTCAGTACAGTCCCCGGAAAGATGCCACAGCCTCCGCTGAGTGACCTCCCCGAGAAGCCCCCGCGGCCCGAGTGTGGTGACCTCCCCAGGACGTCCTCGGGGCCCGAGTGCAGCCTGCTCCCCAACGAGTTTCTGCAGCCCGAGTGGCGGGGGCCGCCCTGCAAGTCCTCCCAGCCCAAGCCCAGATCTCTGCCCAGGAAGCAGGCAGAGTTCTTCGGTGACCTCCCTAGAAAGCCTCCACTCCCTGGCTCCCGTTCAGAGAGCTCACTGCCCACTGCCGTTGCAGGCTCCAGCCCTAGGTTCCCACTCAGCCCAGGGTTTGGAGCCAGGCAGCAGAGATCTGGAGCCCTCACTTGCGGTGGAGGCTCGAGGCTGGGCCTCAAACCTGGCCACCCACCCCGGCGGAGGCCTCTCCCCCCAGTCAGCAGCCTGGGCGCCCCTCCAGCCAAgcccccactgcccccaggccccagggacGTCCAGAGATTTCGAAGGACCTTGGCAGCAGGCACAG CTCTGCCCAGGAGCTTTTCTGCCGGCTTCCTGGCTCGACAGCCTGAAGACACCCCACA GGACCCAGATGAGGCCTACAAGCTGTACGAGGACGTGGAGCCCACAGACGACTCCAGACCCAGCCCCAAGGGCAGAG ATGAAGTGCTGTCTACCCAGCAACCCCCCAGGAGGCCACCACAAGACCAAGAGCCCAG GAAGGAGAAGGGCCCCCAGCCACAGCAGTTGCCGCCCACGGACCTGAAGTCTCTGAAGCAGATCCGGAAGGCAGAGAAAGCTGAGCGGGAGTTCCGGAAGAAGTTCAAG TTTGAGGGGGAGATTGTGATTCAGACAAGGATGATGATTGACCCCAACGCCAAGACCCGTCGCGGGGGTGGCAAGCACCTGGCGCTTCGGCGTGGGGAGATCCTGGAGGTGATAGAGTTCACCAGCAAGGAGGAGATGCTGTGCCGGGACACCAAGGGCAAGT ATGGCTATGTACCCAGAACAGCTCTACTGCCCCT GGAAACAGAGGTGTATGACGACGTCGGTTCCTGGG ATCCTCTGGATAACCAACCATTCCCCGGGGGACGATAA